Proteins co-encoded in one Acidovorax sp. 69 genomic window:
- a CDS encoding ATP-binding protein: protein MPLVPLPRLTHLTLHRKAFMALAALLVALLLIFAGFSRLGLQRGLGPYVAEIELARMDWLAERLQAHHTQAGGWESLRNQPMLWGRLTHPGGPRRPANLRADSEAPPPGDMSPEGTTKSSRQGLPPEPAGAANGPFNGGPDNNPPPPPPDGLRADNRGGFPPPQRHPNDIHPRLGLVDAQEHLVVGTAPQPGGARLALRGLDGQTIGHLVLAPPQGVRSEADQAFLAQHLGFVAWTGLAGLAMALLLSGWLARRWLAPVEALATGARGIAAGHLHTRVPVQGNDELAQLARTFNTMAEQLSSIEASRRQWLGDVAHELRTPLAAMRAEIEAVQDGIRPFDDKTALRLHRQVMRLIQLVGDLRASLDAVGTSAPSAQVPVHPLSLLAEALASMRPRLAQATLAVDTTGLDTLAMRSPPPVVRGDAQQLHQVFLNLLENSLRYTDAGGLLRITACETAAPGGGSLLQVQLDDSAPGVPAHELPRIFERLYRAETSRNRDHGGSGLGLAICRAIVLAHGGTLTAEASPLGGLRMTLQIPLLENTEP from the coding sequence ATGCCCCTCGTCCCGTTGCCCCGTCTCACGCACCTCACACTGCACCGCAAGGCCTTTATGGCCCTGGCAGCACTGTTGGTGGCTCTGCTGCTGATCTTTGCGGGCTTCTCACGCCTGGGCCTGCAGCGGGGCCTGGGACCTTATGTGGCCGAGATCGAGCTGGCCCGCATGGACTGGCTGGCCGAGCGACTGCAGGCCCACCACACCCAGGCAGGCGGATGGGAGAGCCTGCGCAACCAGCCAATGCTATGGGGCCGGCTCACCCATCCCGGCGGCCCCCGCAGGCCCGCCAACCTGCGCGCAGATAGCGAGGCACCGCCGCCGGGCGACATGTCTCCAGAGGGCACCACAAAGTCCTCCCGCCAGGGCCTGCCCCCCGAGCCCGCAGGTGCCGCCAACGGCCCCTTCAACGGCGGCCCTGACAACAACCCACCGCCCCCGCCGCCCGACGGCCTGCGCGCTGACAACCGTGGCGGCTTTCCACCACCCCAGCGCCACCCTAACGACATCCACCCCCGCCTGGGCCTGGTGGATGCACAGGAGCACTTGGTGGTGGGCACAGCGCCCCAGCCTGGTGGCGCACGCCTGGCGTTGCGCGGGCTGGACGGGCAGACCATCGGCCACCTGGTGCTGGCGCCCCCACAGGGTGTGCGCAGCGAAGCCGACCAGGCCTTCCTGGCACAGCACCTGGGTTTTGTGGCGTGGACGGGCCTGGCCGGGCTGGCAATGGCACTGCTGCTGTCCGGCTGGCTGGCGCGGCGCTGGCTGGCACCGGTAGAGGCGCTGGCCACCGGTGCACGCGGTATCGCCGCAGGTCACCTGCACACCCGCGTCCCCGTGCAGGGCAACGACGAACTGGCCCAGCTGGCCCGCACCTTCAACACCATGGCCGAACAACTGAGCAGCATCGAGGCCTCGCGCCGACAGTGGCTGGGTGACGTGGCCCACGAGCTGCGCACCCCCTTGGCCGCCATGCGCGCCGAGATCGAGGCCGTACAGGACGGCATCCGCCCCTTTGATGACAAGACCGCGCTGCGCCTGCACCGGCAGGTGATGCGCCTCATCCAGCTGGTGGGCGACCTGCGCGCCAGCCTGGATGCGGTGGGCACCAGTGCGCCATCGGCCCAGGTGCCCGTGCACCCGCTGTCACTGCTGGCCGAGGCCTTGGCATCGATGCGCCCACGCCTGGCGCAGGCCACCCTGGCAGTGGACACCACAGGCCTGGACACCCTGGCCATGCGGTCACCCCCTCCCGTGGTGCGGGGCGATGCGCAGCAGTTGCACCAGGTATTCTTGAATTTGCTCGAAAACAGCCTGCGCTACACCGATGCGGGCGGCCTGCTGCGCATCACGGCGTGCGAAACGGCAGCACCTGGCGGCGGCTCACTGCTGCAGGTACAGCTGGACGACAGCGCCCCCGGTGTGCCTGCACATGAGTTGCCGCGCATTTTCGAGCGCCTGTACCGCGCCGAGACCTCACGCAACCGCGACCATGGCGGATCGGGCCTGGGCCTGGCCATCTGCCGTGCCATCGTGCTCGCGCATGGCGGCACCCTGACTGCCGAGGCGTCGCCCCTGGGCGGCCTGCGCATGACGCTGCAAATACCTCTTCTGGAGAACACTGAACCATGA
- a CDS encoding response regulator, translating to MNMNQRILVVEDEPDIAAIVVDYLRHAGYAVEHQAEGRAALASITTAPPDLTLLDIMLPGMDGLEILRQARRHTQHPIIMLTARVEEVDRLIGLELGADDYICKPFSPREVVARVKAVLRRAAPGAASLNGLATALVLDEALWQATLHGTPLGLTRREFKLLQVLARQRGRIFSRAQLLDQAYDDTLDVNERAIDSHIKNLRKKLKAASGDGSEWIRSVYGVGFSLDPTAAGWT from the coding sequence ATGAACATGAACCAACGCATCCTCGTCGTCGAAGACGAACCCGACATCGCCGCCATCGTGGTGGACTACCTGCGCCACGCGGGCTACGCCGTCGAGCACCAGGCCGAAGGCCGCGCAGCCCTCGCCAGCATCACCACCGCGCCGCCCGACCTGACGCTGCTGGACATCATGCTGCCCGGCATGGACGGCCTGGAAATCCTGCGCCAGGCGCGGCGCCACACGCAGCACCCCATCATCATGCTCACGGCCCGCGTGGAAGAGGTGGACCGCCTCATCGGCCTGGAGCTGGGCGCAGACGACTACATCTGCAAGCCGTTTTCGCCGCGCGAGGTGGTCGCCCGCGTCAAGGCTGTTCTGCGCCGTGCAGCGCCCGGCGCAGCCTCCCTGAATGGCCTGGCAACGGCACTGGTGCTGGACGAAGCCTTGTGGCAGGCCACGCTGCATGGCACGCCGCTGGGCCTCACGCGCCGCGAGTTCAAGCTACTGCAGGTGCTGGCGCGCCAGCGGGGGCGCATCTTCTCGCGCGCCCAATTGCTGGACCAGGCCTATGACGACACGCTGGACGTGAATGAACGCGCGATCGACAGCCACATCAAGAATCTGCGCAAGAAGCTCAAAGCAGCCAGTGGCGACGGCAGCGAATGGATTCGCTCGGTGTATGGCGTCGGCTTTTCGCTGGACCCGACAGCCGCAGGCTGGACCTAG
- a CDS encoding intradiol ring-cleavage dioxygenase — MDPISAPALAAKPPASRRLALSALGSLGLASLLGCGGGSDSTSTSDASTGTGTDTGTGTATGTVTPTGTGATATCSVAPEETAGPYPADGSTASNNTYNVLALSGIVRSDIRSSIGASTPVGGVPLTITITMTNTQASCAPLSGYAIYLWHCTQDGNYSVYTSNNIADNYLRGVQVTDANGTVTFTTIVPGCYAGRMPHMHLEVYPTLTSATKSANKVKTTQLAFPTNLLSSIYSSTAAYSASVRNLAAMTFATDNVFSDGTDLEMTTMQANTGGGYAASITLSIAA; from the coding sequence ATGGACCCCATTTCAGCCCCGGCACTGGCAGCCAAGCCCCCCGCCAGCCGCCGCCTTGCACTCAGCGCCCTGGGCTCTCTGGGTCTAGCCAGCCTGCTGGGCTGCGGTGGGGGGAGTGACTCCACCAGCACCAGCGATGCCAGCACGGGGACGGGGACAGACACCGGTACAGGCACAGCAACCGGCACAGTGACCCCAACGGGAACAGGCGCCACAGCCACCTGCTCGGTCGCCCCCGAGGAAACCGCTGGCCCCTACCCCGCCGATGGCTCCACGGCCAGCAACAACACCTACAACGTGCTGGCGCTCAGCGGCATCGTGCGCTCTGACATCCGCAGCTCTATTGGCGCGTCCACCCCAGTCGGCGGCGTGCCGCTCACCATCACGATCACAATGACCAACACCCAGGCCAGTTGCGCTCCGCTGTCGGGGTACGCCATCTACCTGTGGCATTGCACGCAGGACGGCAACTACTCGGTCTATACGTCGAACAACATCGCCGACAACTACCTGCGGGGCGTGCAAGTCACGGACGCCAATGGCACCGTCACCTTCACCACCATCGTGCCCGGCTGCTACGCCGGCAGGATGCCCCACATGCACCTGGAGGTGTATCCCACGCTGACCTCGGCCACCAAGTCAGCCAACAAGGTCAAGACCACGCAGCTGGCCTTCCCCACCAACCTGCTCAGCAGCATCTATAGCAGCACTGCGGCCTACAGCGCCAGCGTGCGCAATCTGGCGGCCATGACCTTTGCCACCGACAACGTCTTCAGCGACGGCACCGACCTGGAAATGACCACCATGCAGGCCAACACAGGCGGTGGCTACGCCGCCAGCATCACGCTCTCGATCGCCGCCTGA
- a CDS encoding TIGR00645 family protein: protein MSSPKPNTSAPLRPLPSMIFASRWLQLPLYLGLILAQAVYVFHFWVELVHLIEAAFGNTAALQSLVSSIGYKSDFQVTALNETIIMLVVLALIDVVMISNLLIMVIVGGYETFVSRLHLEDHPDQPEWLSHVNASVLKVKLATAIIGISSIHLLKTFINAANYDLKVLMWQTIIHVVFLLSALAIALTDRLMSHPDKH, encoded by the coding sequence ATGTCTTCCCCCAAACCCAACACTTCCGCGCCGCTGCGCCCCCTGCCTTCGATGATCTTTGCCAGCCGGTGGCTGCAACTGCCCCTGTACCTGGGCTTGATCCTGGCACAGGCGGTCTATGTGTTCCATTTCTGGGTGGAGCTGGTGCACCTGATCGAGGCCGCTTTTGGCAACACCGCAGCGTTGCAAAGCCTGGTATCGAGCATTGGCTACAAAAGCGATTTCCAGGTCACGGCGCTCAATGAAACCATCATCATGCTGGTGGTGCTGGCGCTGATCGACGTGGTGATGATCTCCAACCTGCTGATCATGGTGATCGTGGGCGGGTACGAGACCTTTGTCTCGCGCCTGCACCTCGAAGACCACCCCGACCAGCCTGAATGGCTGAGCCATGTGAACGCCTCGGTGCTCAAGGTCAAGCTGGCCACGGCCATCATCGGCATCAGCTCGATCCACCTGCTCAAGACCTTCATCAACGCCGCCAACTATGACCTCAAGGTGCTGATGTGGCAGACCATCATCCATGTGGTGTTCCTGCTCAGCGCATTGGCCATTGCGCTCACGGACCGGCTGATGTCGCACCCCGACAAGCATTGA
- the fumC gene encoding class II fumarate hydratase, whose translation MTSTPEATAYRTEKDTFGPIDVPAQRLWGAQTQRSLHHFAISGERMAPELIRALAQVKRASAYVNNALGLLDAAKTTAIVAAADEVIGGGHLQEFPLVVWQTGSGTQTNMNMNEVLANRASELLGGPRGEARLVHPNDEVNKSQSSNDVFPTAMHLAAVDALMHRLLPALHGLRATLAGKAQAFSGIVKIGRTHLQDATPLTLGQEISGWVAQLQHGEQHVRAALPHLGELALGGTAVGTGLNAPAGYAKAVAKELADLTGLPLVTAPNKFEALASCDALVHAHGALKTLAASLMKIANDVRWLASGPRSGLGEITIPENEPGSSIMPGKVNPTQCEALTMLCAQVMGNDVAINIGGASGNFELNVFRPMVIHNFLQSVRLLADGMASFNEHCAVGIEPNQARISDLVAQSLMLVTALNPHIGYDKAAFIAKKAHQEGTSLRDAALASGHVTGEQFDQWVVPAQMVGRGT comes from the coding sequence ATGACATCCACACCCGAAGCGACCGCTTACCGCACCGAAAAAGACACTTTTGGGCCGATTGACGTGCCTGCCCAGCGCCTGTGGGGTGCGCAGACGCAGCGCTCGCTGCACCACTTCGCCATTTCGGGCGAGCGCATGGCGCCAGAGCTGATCCGCGCGCTGGCCCAGGTCAAGCGGGCCAGCGCCTATGTCAACAACGCGCTGGGTCTGCTCGATGCTGCCAAGACCACGGCCATTGTCGCTGCGGCAGACGAGGTGATCGGCGGCGGCCATCTGCAGGAGTTTCCGCTCGTGGTCTGGCAGACCGGGTCGGGCACGCAGACCAACATGAACATGAACGAGGTGCTGGCCAACCGGGCGAGCGAGCTGCTGGGCGGCCCGCGCGGCGAGGCGCGCCTGGTGCATCCCAACGATGAGGTGAACAAGAGCCAGTCGAGCAATGACGTGTTCCCCACGGCCATGCACCTGGCAGCGGTGGATGCGCTGATGCACCGCCTGCTGCCAGCCTTGCACGGCCTGCGCGCTACGTTGGCCGGCAAGGCGCAGGCGTTTAGCGGCATCGTGAAGATCGGCCGCACACATTTGCAGGACGCAACACCCCTCACGCTGGGCCAGGAGATCTCGGGCTGGGTGGCGCAGCTGCAGCATGGCGAGCAGCATGTGCGCGCCGCACTGCCGCACCTGGGCGAACTGGCCCTGGGCGGCACGGCCGTGGGCACCGGGCTCAATGCACCTGCGGGTTACGCGAAGGCCGTGGCCAAGGAGCTGGCCGACCTGACCGGCTTGCCGCTGGTCACCGCCCCCAACAAGTTCGAGGCCCTGGCCAGCTGTGATGCGCTGGTGCATGCCCATGGCGCACTCAAGACCCTGGCCGCCAGCCTGATGAAGATTGCCAACGACGTGCGCTGGCTGGCCAGCGGCCCGCGCAGCGGCCTGGGCGAGATCACCATTCCCGAGAACGAGCCGGGGTCGTCCATCATGCCGGGCAAGGTCAACCCCACGCAGTGCGAGGCGCTGACCATGCTGTGCGCGCAGGTGATGGGCAACGACGTGGCCATCAACATCGGCGGGGCGTCGGGCAACTTCGAGCTGAACGTGTTCCGCCCCATGGTGATTCACAACTTTTTGCAGAGCGTGCGCCTGCTGGCTGACGGCATGGCCAGCTTCAATGAACACTGCGCCGTGGGCATAGAGCCCAACCAGGCGCGCATCAGCGACCTGGTGGCGCAGTCTCTGATGCTGGTGACGGCACTCAACCCCCACATCGGTTACGACAAAGCCGCCTTCATTGCCAAGAAGGCGCACCAGGAAGGCACCAGCCTGCGCGATGCGGCCCTGGCCTCGGGCCATGTGACGGGCGAGCAGTTTGACCAGTGGGTGGTGCCCGCGCAGATGGTGGGGCGTGGTACGTGA